One genomic window of Gemmatimonadota bacterium includes the following:
- a CDS encoding aminodeoxychorismate/anthranilate synthase component II, which yields MILVLDNYDSFTWNLVQYLGELGAEPSVVRNDQVSVEAAIALRPAAILVSPGPCTPSEAGISVPLVRAAAQAGIPLLGVCLGHQSIGEAFGGTVVRADRLMHGKTSEIAHDGTRLFQDVAAPMSVMRYHSLVIDPPTVPAELEVTAWTTDRPAGSEIMAVQHRTAPVWGVQFHPESVATPDGKRLLVNFLRLAGLDS from the coding sequence ATGATCCTCGTCCTCGACAATTATGACTCGTTCACCTGGAACCTGGTCCAGTACCTGGGCGAGCTGGGCGCGGAGCCGTCGGTCGTCCGAAACGATCAGGTGAGCGTCGAGGCGGCAATCGCCCTCCGGCCAGCGGCGATCCTCGTGTCGCCGGGGCCATGCACCCCCTCAGAAGCCGGGATCTCGGTGCCGCTGGTCCGCGCTGCGGCCCAGGCGGGGATTCCGCTCCTTGGCGTCTGCCTCGGTCACCAGTCCATCGGCGAGGCCTTTGGCGGGACGGTGGTCCGGGCCGACCGGCTGATGCACGGGAAGACCAGCGAGATCGCCCACGACGGCACGCGGCTCTTCCAGGACGTCGCCGCGCCGATGTCGGTGATGCGTTATCACTCGCTGGTAATTGACCCGCCGACAGTCCCAGCGGAGCTCGAAGTGACCGCCTGGACCACCGATCGCCCGGCCGGGAGCGAGATCATGGCGGTGCAACACCGGACCGCCCCGGTCTGGGGTGTCCAGTTCCACCCGGAGTCGGTCGCGACGCCGGACGGGAAGCGGTTGCTGGTCAACTTCCTTCGCCTCGCGGGGCTTGACAGCTAA
- a CDS encoding SCO family protein: MIRAVRACGLLLALLTTVVGCSGKPPEQPAIGGDFTLIDQDSARFELASLRGKVVLVFFGYSQCPDVCPTTLSKLSSVARRLGAQRAEMRVVYVSVDPERDTPAVLKADLQNFDLDAVGVTGTRAEIDRVVAMYGAKYEIVQTPQSAAKYTVSHSTTLYLLDKQGKVVEQFPYEATADEIAEAVRGRLAP; encoded by the coding sequence GTGATCCGGGCCGTCCGAGCTTGCGGGCTACTGCTGGCGTTGTTGACCACGGTCGTGGGCTGTTCCGGGAAGCCGCCGGAGCAGCCCGCGATCGGCGGCGACTTCACGCTGATCGACCAGGACAGCGCGCGTTTCGAGCTCGCCTCGCTGCGCGGCAAGGTTGTCCTGGTCTTCTTCGGCTACAGCCAGTGCCCCGATGTCTGCCCCACGACCCTTTCCAAGCTGTCGTCGGTGGCGCGTCGCCTCGGCGCGCAGCGGGCAGAGATGCGGGTGGTGTATGTGAGCGTGGACCCGGAGCGCGACACGCCCGCCGTGCTCAAGGCCGACCTGCAGAACTTCGACCTCGACGCCGTCGGCGTGACCGGCACGCGCGCCGAGATCGATCGGGTCGTGGCGATGTACGGGGCCAAGTATGAGATCGTCCAGACGCCGCAGTCGGCGGCGAAGTACACGGTGAGCCACTCCACAACGCTGTACCTGCTTGACAAGCAGGGGAAGGTCGTGGAACAGTTCCCGTACGAGGCGACGGCCGATGAAATCGCCGAGGCAGTGCGAGGACGACTCGCGCCCTGA
- a CDS encoding DUF1801 domain-containing protein produces MRQAKSATIDEYLAKLPTAQRAVLQKLRKALHSEAPGAVEGISYGLPTLKYKKKVLIYFGAATHHCAVYGVPELPAAATKAYDTSGKGTIRFSPDQPLTPALIQRIVATRIAAIEAKLKRA; encoded by the coding sequence TTGCGACAAGCCAAGTCCGCCACGATTGACGAGTACCTCGCGAAGCTTCCGACGGCCCAGCGGGCCGTGCTCCAGAAGCTTCGGAAGGCGCTGCACAGCGAGGCTCCCGGCGCTGTCGAGGGGATCTCGTACGGCCTGCCGACCCTCAAGTACAAGAAGAAGGTCCTGATCTACTTCGGCGCCGCGACCCACCATTGCGCCGTGTACGGGGTGCCAGAGCTACCGGCCGCCGCGACCAAGGCCTACGATACCAGCGGCAAGGGGACGATTCGCTTCTCGCCCGACCAACCGTTGACCCCTGCCCTGATTCAGCGGATCGTGGCCACCCGAATCGCCGCCATTGAGGCCAAGCTCAAGCGTGCCTAG
- a CDS encoding copper chaperone PCu(A)C: MSHFKLEAAHWALALVVITACTRGDSRVHIEHVAFTRDVLGADVAGYFTVRLDGSPLDSVAEVSLAEAQIGSMQTVQAHRSTVGSNSLTMMMPVGPVPIGPTGIRRFAPGGYTAVFYGMRRPLVPGDSVTLTVTMTSGRKASVVAPILVYDSLEAALDPTSLTRQSTDAPTAMEGARLYRANGCASCHGAEGRGDGPVGHTLVPPPRDFRLPTSFKSGTDAQSIARTLAIGMPAGGSMPLFAHLTNHERRALALYLVSLRTSLSERSSTP, encoded by the coding sequence ATGTCGCACTTCAAACTCGAGGCGGCCCACTGGGCCCTGGCCCTCGTGGTGATCACCGCGTGCACCCGGGGCGATTCCCGGGTGCACATCGAGCACGTCGCGTTCACGCGTGACGTGCTGGGCGCGGACGTGGCCGGGTACTTCACCGTCCGGCTCGATGGCAGCCCTCTCGACTCGGTGGCCGAAGTGTCGTTGGCGGAGGCCCAGATCGGCTCGATGCAGACCGTCCAGGCGCACCGCTCGACGGTCGGCAGCAACTCGCTCACGATGATGATGCCGGTCGGTCCGGTCCCGATCGGGCCCACCGGAATCCGGCGATTCGCCCCGGGTGGCTATACCGCCGTGTTCTACGGCATGCGGCGGCCTCTGGTGCCGGGCGATTCGGTCACCCTGACCGTCACGATGACGAGCGGTCGCAAGGCGAGCGTGGTGGCCCCCATTCTCGTCTACGACAGCCTCGAAGCGGCGCTCGATCCAACCTCCCTGACGCGACAATCCACCGACGCACCGACGGCGATGGAGGGCGCTCGACTCTATCGTGCCAACGGCTGCGCCAGCTGCCACGGAGCGGAAGGGCGGGGCGACGGCCCGGTGGGCCATACGCTGGTACCGCCGCCCCGCGACTTCCGCCTCCCGACGTCGTTCAAGAGCGGCACTGACGCCCAGAGCATCGCGCGCACCCTGGCGATCGGCATGCCCGCCGGCGGGTCGATGCCCCTCTTTGCCCATCTCACCAATCACGAGCGACGCGCATTGGCGCTCTACCTCGTCTCGCTACGCACATCACTTTCCGAACGGAGCAGCACACCATGA
- a CDS encoding SRPBCC family protein — MSSTAEQPETTDRIEKRLDVAAPRARVWRALSDATEFGTWFGISLDGPFRPGAIVHGSLRMAGLEHVTIEMRIERVEPEGYFSYRWHPGAIDPKVDYTAEPMTLVEFRLEENAGGTAITIIESGFDQLPATRRVEAFRMNTGGWNGQSKKLAAYVE, encoded by the coding sequence ATGAGCAGCACAGCCGAACAGCCCGAGACAACCGACCGGATCGAGAAGCGCTTGGACGTTGCCGCGCCACGCGCCCGGGTGTGGCGCGCACTCTCCGACGCCACCGAGTTCGGCACCTGGTTCGGCATCTCGCTCGACGGTCCGTTCAGGCCCGGGGCGATCGTCCACGGCAGCCTCCGAATGGCGGGGCTGGAGCACGTGACGATCGAGATGCGGATCGAACGGGTCGAGCCGGAGGGCTACTTCTCCTACCGGTGGCACCCGGGCGCCATCGACCCGAAGGTCGACTACACCGCCGAGCCAATGACGTTGGTGGAGTTCCGCCTCGAGGAGAACGCGGGCGGTACCGCCATCACCATCATCGAGTCCGGCTTTGACCAGCTGCCGGCCACGCGCCGTGTGGAGGCGTTCCGGATGAACACCGGCGGATGGAACGGGCAGTCGAAGAAGCTGGCGGCGTATGTCGAGTAG
- a CDS encoding SRPBCC domain-containing protein yields the protein MVDIIHRIGIKAPLEQVYAAIATVDGVAGWWTRDSTGSAALGGRVTVVFRHGDGHEIGQMEFEVAALEPNRAVRWRFVAGPPEWVGTEATFDLTHDGEMTVLLFGHRGWQEAVEFTAHCSTKWAVFLLSLRELVETGQGRPAPDDMKIDNWN from the coding sequence GTGGTCGATATCATTCATCGCATCGGAATCAAGGCACCACTCGAGCAGGTATACGCGGCGATCGCCACCGTGGACGGCGTGGCAGGGTGGTGGACTCGGGATTCGACCGGGTCGGCGGCGTTGGGTGGTCGGGTCACGGTCGTCTTCCGCCATGGCGACGGACACGAGATCGGACAGATGGAGTTCGAGGTTGCGGCGCTGGAGCCCAATCGGGCCGTGCGCTGGCGCTTCGTGGCCGGTCCGCCGGAATGGGTCGGCACCGAGGCAACCTTCGACCTGACCCATGACGGCGAAATGACGGTGCTGCTCTTCGGTCACCGCGGATGGCAGGAGGCGGTGGAATTCACTGCGCACTGCAGCACGAAGTGGGCGGTCTTCCTGCTGAGCCTGCGCGAGCTGGTGGAGACAGGGCAGGGAAGGCCCGCTCCGGACGATATGAAGATCGACAACTGGAACTAG
- a CDS encoding copper chaperone PCu(A)C encodes MTAIASTSLRGIAAFLGVTLIPAIALSAQAATVTVRDVWVREAAAGRPTTAAFLILENKGDAVRALIRGTASVGDTLELHEMKRDNGMMRMSPVARIEIPAHGEVALRPGGLHLMIFGLKAPLTVGDTVALTLTFDDGKTLSLKAPVRAMQGMP; translated from the coding sequence ATGACCGCCATTGCAAGCACCTCCCTGCGCGGCATTGCCGCGTTCCTGGGCGTCACCCTGATTCCCGCCATCGCGCTCTCGGCGCAGGCCGCCACCGTGACCGTACGCGACGTCTGGGTCCGCGAGGCTGCCGCCGGGCGTCCCACCACCGCCGCCTTCCTCATCCTCGAGAACAAGGGTGATGCCGTCCGCGCGCTGATCCGCGGCACCGCCAGCGTCGGCGACACGCTCGAGCTGCACGAGATGAAGCGCGACAACGGGATGATGCGGATGTCGCCGGTGGCGCGTATCGAGATTCCGGCCCACGGCGAAGTCGCCCTGCGCCCCGGTGGACTGCACCTGATGATCTTCGGCCTCAAGGCCCCGCTCACCGTTGGCGACACCGTTGCGCTGACGCTCACCTTCGACGATGGCAAGACGCTCTCGCTGAAGGCCCCGGTGCGCGCGATGCAGGGGATGCCGTGA
- a CDS encoding family 78 glycoside hydrolase catalytic domain, producing MPTIRSAALAVLTALLAAPLSAQTRPTVTGLLTEYRANPLGTDVVKPRLSWRIESPRRNTMQAAYQIQVATSQAALTAGKSLLWDSGRITTDASIFRPYDGPAPTSATRYYWRVRVWDDAGNPSAWSTPAFWETGLLKPTDWSARWIGPSAISKDSAGAPAPLLRGSFTVNGAIRSARVYVTARGLYELHLNGRRVGEDFFTPGWTSLNRRLQYQTYDVTTALTQGENAIGAMLGDGWYRGYLGFSGRRHAYGTTVALLAQLEIRYTDGRVQRVTTDSAWRSSTGAITFADIYRGESYDARLEQAGWDRAGFDVRNWQPVTLAPTTTAVLVAPTTEPVRRTQEITPISILRSPSGKVIYDLGQNMTGWVRLRVRGSAGTTVTLSHGEVLTPKGELYTDNLRDGFQKDRYTLKGGGDEMWEPHFTYHGFRYVQVEGLPGEPSVGAITGVVVHTNLTETGTFVTSDTLLNKLQRNIVWGQRGNFLDVPTDCPQRDERLGWTGDAQVFARTASFNMNVAGFFAKWLGDLALDQHPGGAVPWVIPNPLGGDSTRFASAAGWGDASTVVPWTMYQMYGDRGGLERQFASMTAWVDYEARRAGPALLWKQDSHFGDWLAWHSDDAGYPGATTGTDFIATIYLAHSADIVSRAATVLGRTADAAKYRDLFNRVRVAFRKEFVTANGRVAENTQTAYALALNFGLLDASEMPQAVQRLVDDIGKHGGHLSTGFLGTPELTHALSRNGRTDVAFALLNQRGYPGWLYPIGRGATTMWERWDGIRPDGTFQEQSMNSFNHYAFGAIGDWMYRTIGGLDVDDAAPGYKHAIIAPVVGGGITSAKTELQTSYGPLGSDWRVANGVMTLTVTVPANTTASVTLRNTTAATAREGGMALSAAAGVRSVRAEGKDLVVTIGSGRYVFDTAAQ from the coding sequence ATGCCCACCATCCGCTCCGCCGCCCTTGCCGTCCTCACGGCGCTCCTCGCCGCGCCCCTCTCCGCCCAAACCCGCCCGACCGTCACCGGGTTGCTGACGGAGTACCGCGCCAACCCCCTCGGCACGGACGTCGTCAAGCCGCGCCTCAGTTGGCGGATCGAGAGCCCGCGCCGCAACACAATGCAGGCGGCCTATCAGATCCAGGTCGCCACATCGCAGGCAGCGCTGACCGCCGGCAAGTCGCTGCTCTGGGACTCGGGCCGCATCACCACCGATGCCTCGATCTTTCGCCCGTACGACGGCCCGGCGCCGACCTCGGCGACGCGCTACTACTGGCGCGTCCGCGTCTGGGACGACGCCGGCAATCCATCGGCCTGGAGCACCCCCGCCTTCTGGGAGACGGGCCTGCTCAAGCCCACCGATTGGTCGGCCCGATGGATCGGGCCATCGGCAATCTCGAAGGACTCCGCCGGCGCCCCTGCCCCGCTGCTCCGCGGCAGCTTCACCGTGAACGGTGCGATCCGCTCGGCTCGCGTCTACGTCACGGCGCGCGGCCTCTACGAGCTGCACCTGAACGGGCGGCGTGTCGGTGAGGACTTCTTCACCCCCGGCTGGACATCGCTCAATCGCCGCCTGCAGTATCAGACCTACGACGTCACCACCGCGCTCACCCAGGGGGAGAACGCCATCGGCGCGATGCTCGGCGACGGCTGGTATCGCGGCTACCTCGGTTTCAGCGGCCGCCGACACGCCTATGGCACCACGGTGGCACTGCTCGCGCAGCTCGAGATCCGCTACACCGACGGCCGAGTGCAGCGCGTGACGACCGACAGCGCGTGGCGAAGCAGCACCGGCGCAATCACCTTCGCCGACATCTATCGCGGCGAGAGCTACGATGCTCGACTCGAACAGGCGGGGTGGGATCGGGCCGGCTTCGACGTCCGCAACTGGCAACCGGTGACACTCGCTCCGACCACGACCGCCGTGCTGGTTGCGCCGACGACGGAGCCCGTGCGGCGCACCCAGGAAATCACCCCCATCAGCATCCTCCGCTCCCCGTCGGGGAAGGTCATCTATGACCTCGGTCAGAACATGACAGGTTGGGTGCGGCTCCGGGTGCGCGGCAGTGCAGGCACGACGGTCACCCTCTCGCACGGCGAAGTGCTCACCCCCAAGGGCGAGCTCTACACCGACAACCTGCGCGACGGCTTCCAGAAGGACCGCTACACCCTCAAGGGCGGCGGCGACGAGATGTGGGAGCCGCACTTCACGTATCACGGCTTCCGATACGTGCAGGTCGAGGGGCTGCCGGGTGAGCCGTCGGTCGGCGCCATTACCGGCGTGGTCGTCCACACCAACCTGACCGAGACCGGGACGTTCGTCACGTCGGACACGCTGCTGAACAAGCTGCAGCGCAACATTGTCTGGGGGCAGCGCGGCAACTTCCTCGACGTCCCGACCGACTGTCCGCAGCGCGATGAGCGGCTCGGGTGGACCGGCGATGCGCAGGTCTTTGCACGGACAGCGAGCTTCAACATGAACGTCGCCGGCTTCTTCGCGAAGTGGCTCGGCGACCTTGCCCTCGACCAGCATCCAGGCGGCGCCGTCCCCTGGGTCATCCCCAATCCACTCGGCGGCGACAGCACCCGCTTCGCCTCCGCGGCCGGCTGGGGCGACGCATCGACCGTCGTGCCCTGGACTATGTACCAGATGTACGGCGACCGCGGTGGACTCGAACGGCAATTCGCCAGCATGACGGCGTGGGTGGACTACGAGGCGCGCCGCGCCGGCCCAGCGCTGCTCTGGAAGCAGGACTCGCACTTCGGCGACTGGCTCGCCTGGCACAGCGACGACGCTGGCTATCCCGGTGCCACCACCGGCACCGATTTCATCGCGACGATCTATCTGGCCCACTCGGCCGACATTGTCTCGCGCGCCGCCACCGTCCTCGGCCGCACCGCCGACGCCGCCAAGTATCGCGACCTCTTCAACCGGGTGCGGGTCGCGTTCCGAAAGGAGTTCGTGACGGCGAACGGTCGGGTGGCGGAGAACACCCAGACCGCGTATGCCCTCGCGCTCAACTTCGGGTTGCTCGACGCCAGCGAGATGCCGCAGGCGGTGCAGCGCCTGGTCGATGACATCGGCAAGCATGGTGGCCACCTTTCGACGGGCTTCCTCGGCACGCCGGAGCTGACGCACGCGCTCTCGCGCAACGGCCGGACCGATGTGGCCTTTGCGCTGCTCAATCAGCGCGGTTATCCGGGGTGGCTCTATCCGATCGGGCGTGGCGCCACGACGATGTGGGAACGGTGGGACGGCATCCGTCCCGACGGGACGTTCCAGGAACAGAGCATGAACTCATTCAACCACTACGCCTTCGGCGCGATCGGCGACTGGATGTACCGTACCATCGGCGGGCTCGACGTCGACGACGCCGCACCAGGCTACAAGCATGCGATCATCGCCCCGGTGGTCGGCGGCGGGATCACCAGCGCGAAGACCGAGTTGCAGACGTCCTATGGCCCGCTCGGCTCCGACTGGCGGGTGGCCAATGGGGTGATGACGCTCACGGTGACGGTGCCGGCGAATACGACGGCGAGCGTGACGCTCCGGAACACCACCGCCGCGACGGCGCGTGAGGGTGGCATGGCGTTGTCGGCGGCCGCGGGTGTGCGCAGCGTCCGGGCCGAGGGGAAAGACCTGGTGGTGACGATTGGGTCTGGGCGGTACGTCTTTGACACTGCGGCGCAGTAG
- a CDS encoding SRPBCC family protein, which yields MIVEAAVTVAGSRTAVWAVITDIDHAATTFSGVEEIEVLERPLSGLVGLKWRETRILFGKPAAVEKWITDAAEPEYYSARAESDGFVFVSTKRLSEHDGVVTLTESHESQPQTLMARLQMIPMALFFKGVIRKAILQDLHDVNAALGGHRP from the coding sequence ATGATCGTCGAAGCTGCCGTCACCGTTGCTGGATCGCGCACTGCAGTTTGGGCGGTGATCACCGATATCGACCACGCGGCGACCACCTTCAGCGGTGTGGAGGAGATTGAGGTCCTCGAGCGGCCGCTGAGCGGCCTGGTTGGGCTCAAGTGGCGGGAGACGCGGATCCTCTTCGGCAAACCGGCCGCCGTGGAGAAGTGGATCACCGACGCCGCCGAGCCGGAGTACTACAGCGCCCGGGCCGAGAGCGATGGCTTTGTCTTCGTCTCCACCAAGCGGCTCTCCGAACATGACGGGGTCGTCACGCTGACCGAGTCCCACGAGTCGCAACCACAGACCCTCATGGCCAGGCTGCAGATGATTCCGATGGCGTTGTTCTTCAAGGGCGTGATCCGGAAGGCGATCCTGCAGGACCTCCATGATGTCAACGCCGCGCTCGGCGGACACCGGCCGTGA
- a CDS encoding helix-turn-helix transcriptional regulator, translating into MSSSRSGAVRHAAPVFAALGDTTRLTLVGRLAVEGDLSITRLTEGSGMTRQGITRHLQSLERVGLVRDSKEGREHVYSLDLKRLSVAREYLDQVSAQWDAAAARLKAFVEAPE; encoded by the coding sequence ATGTCGAGTAGTCGCAGCGGCGCCGTCCGCCACGCGGCCCCCGTCTTCGCCGCCCTTGGCGACACCACGCGCCTCACCCTGGTGGGCCGACTCGCCGTCGAAGGCGACCTCTCGATCACGCGCCTGACCGAAGGGAGCGGGATGACGAGGCAGGGCATCACCCGGCACCTGCAGTCGCTTGAACGAGTCGGCCTGGTCCGCGACAGCAAGGAGGGGAGGGAGCACGTGTACTCGCTTGACCTCAAGCGGCTCAGTGTCGCGCGCGAGTATCTCGATCAGGTCTCGGCCCAGTGGGATGCGGCCGCGGCACGCCTCAAGGCGTTCGTCGAAGCACCGGAGTAG
- the kdsB gene encoding 3-deoxy-manno-octulosonate cytidylyltransferase — MPVLLVVPARVGSTRLPRKPLQLLGGAPLVARVIERARTVRGVDRLVLATDSEEIAEAVDPWEVEVVMTSADHESGTDRVAEVARHPVYSAYDIVVNLQGDEPFMPADAVAGAIRKAQEGDDIGTAAAPLNPDLRHEAALVKVVCDANGRGLYFSRAAIPHVRDAADLAGTRWWQHLGVYAYRREALLRVTALPTCMLERAERLEQLRALDAGLTIGVALLDNPAPAGIDTPDDLAAAEVRWRELTEDSR; from the coding sequence GTGCCTGTCCTGCTTGTCGTGCCCGCTCGCGTCGGCTCGACGCGTCTCCCGAGAAAACCGTTGCAGCTCCTTGGTGGGGCCCCACTTGTGGCCCGCGTCATCGAGCGCGCCCGCACGGTCCGCGGCGTCGACCGCCTCGTGCTCGCCACCGACTCCGAAGAAATCGCCGAAGCCGTTGATCCCTGGGAGGTCGAGGTCGTCATGACGTCGGCCGATCACGAGAGCGGCACCGATCGCGTCGCCGAGGTGGCCCGGCATCCGGTCTACTCGGCCTACGACATCGTGGTGAACCTCCAGGGCGACGAGCCGTTCATGCCCGCGGATGCGGTCGCCGGCGCGATCCGGAAGGCCCAGGAAGGGGACGACATCGGGACGGCCGCCGCCCCGCTCAACCCGGATCTCCGCCACGAGGCGGCCCTGGTGAAGGTGGTCTGCGACGCCAACGGCCGGGGGCTCTACTTCTCGCGCGCCGCGATCCCGCACGTCCGCGACGCCGCCGACCTCGCCGGCACCCGGTGGTGGCAGCACCTCGGCGTCTACGCCTACCGTCGGGAGGCGCTGCTCCGCGTGACCGCCCTCCCGACCTGCATGCTGGAACGCGCCGAGCGGCTGGAACAGCTCCGCGCCCTCGACGCCGGCCTCACGATCGGCGTTGCCCTGCTCGACAACCCGGCGCCTGCCGGGATTGATACCCCAGACGACCTGGCTGCCGCCGAAGTGCGGTGGCGCGAACTGACCGAGGATTCCCGATGA
- a CDS encoding DUF2721 domain-containing protein, which translates to MGNPPTDLGDLAHAIQLALAPVFLLTGIAGILNVMTGRLARIIDRGRYLTERELPPAMVASSAYRVELASLEFRRHLASSAIAASTLSALLVCVVIASLFVQVLLQVELRWVVGAMFTGSTLALVVGLGYFLREVHLATKTVRIPSATPSA; encoded by the coding sequence ATGGGGAATCCGCCAACCGACCTTGGCGATCTTGCGCACGCGATTCAACTGGCCCTCGCGCCGGTCTTTCTGCTCACCGGCATCGCTGGCATCCTGAATGTCATGACAGGGCGTCTGGCTCGGATCATCGACCGCGGTCGGTACCTGACGGAGCGGGAACTGCCGCCCGCCATGGTCGCATCGTCCGCCTATCGAGTCGAGCTGGCCAGTTTGGAGTTCCGGCGCCACTTGGCGAGCTCCGCCATCGCCGCCAGCACGCTCTCGGCGCTGCTGGTGTGCGTGGTCATCGCGTCCCTCTTCGTGCAGGTGCTGCTGCAGGTCGAGCTGCGGTGGGTGGTGGGGGCGATGTTCACCGGTTCGACATTGGCTCTCGTCGTGGGGCTGGGCTACTTCCTGCGCGAGGTCCACTTGGCCACCAAGACGGTGCGCATCCCAAGCGCTACCCCGAGCGCGTGA
- the rsgA gene encoding ribosome small subunit-dependent GTPase A — translation MLAEWGWDAEWAVALAAHGSAGEQAARVTAQERDRWAVQLEHGPAEARLVGTPDWPLPVTGDWVVVRPGPMPGDPWSIMGVLPRRTAISRGSAGEGGTEQLLAANVDVIWVVQPLDAPTNPRSIERYLAVAWESGAVPTVVLTKADLVPELAAARLEVSAVALGVDVHVVRVDDAASVAALSATLRPGRTVALLGPSGAGKSTLVNTLAGAHRLETGEVRAFDRKGRHTTTRRELFQIEGGALLMDTPGLRELRIWTLDEGLAGAFPEIDELAATCRFRDCRHDAEPGCAVVAAMEAGQLAADRLASYRKLVAEAAWIDRKSDPLARAAAVSEHKTAMKTMKHHPKYRRGEG, via the coding sequence ATGCTGGCGGAATGGGGATGGGACGCCGAGTGGGCGGTCGCGCTGGCCGCTCACGGGTCCGCCGGCGAGCAGGCTGCGCGTGTGACCGCCCAGGAGCGCGATCGCTGGGCTGTGCAACTGGAGCACGGTCCCGCCGAAGCACGCCTCGTCGGGACGCCTGATTGGCCGCTGCCGGTAACCGGCGACTGGGTTGTGGTGCGCCCCGGCCCGATGCCCGGCGATCCGTGGTCGATCATGGGAGTGCTCCCCCGTCGCACCGCCATCTCTCGCGGGAGTGCCGGCGAGGGGGGCACCGAGCAACTACTCGCGGCCAACGTCGACGTCATCTGGGTCGTGCAGCCGCTCGACGCGCCGACCAATCCGCGCAGCATCGAGCGCTATCTCGCCGTGGCATGGGAGAGCGGTGCGGTGCCGACGGTCGTGTTGACGAAGGCCGACCTCGTCCCCGAGCTGGCGGCCGCGCGGCTCGAGGTGTCGGCCGTGGCGCTCGGCGTTGACGTGCATGTCGTGCGCGTCGACGATGCCGCGAGTGTCGCCGCGCTGTCGGCGACCCTGCGCCCGGGACGCACGGTGGCACTCCTCGGGCCGTCCGGGGCCGGCAAGTCGACGCTCGTCAATACGCTCGCGGGGGCGCATAGGCTGGAGACTGGCGAAGTGCGGGCGTTCGATCGCAAGGGTAGGCACACCACGACTCGCCGCGAACTCTTCCAGATCGAGGGCGGCGCCCTGCTGATGGACACACCGGGACTGCGCGAACTGCGGATCTGGACGCTCGACGAAGGACTCGCCGGGGCATTTCCGGAGATCGACGAGCTCGCGGCGACATGCCGTTTCCGGGATTGCCGTCACGACGCCGAGCCCGGCTGCGCCGTGGTGGCTGCAATGGAGGCGGGGCAGCTGGCCGCGGACCGACTCGCGAGTTATCGCAAGCTCGTCGCCGAGGCGGCGTGGATCGACCGCAAGAGCGACCCGCTCGCTCGAGCCGCCGCGGTGTCCGAGCACAAGACGGCGATGAAGACGATGAAGCACCACCCCAAATACCGGCGCGGCGAGGGGTAG